TGGTACCGCTTCGACCGGCTGGAGGAGGCGGTGGGCCACCGGCTCGACCTCCGTCAGGGCAACCTCTCGGTGTCGCGGCGCGGCTCCGTGCGCGGCATCCACTTCGCCGACATCCCGCCGAGCCAGGCCAAGTACGTCATGGCCCCGTACGGCGCCGTGCTCGACTTCGTGATCGACATCCGCGTCGGCTCGCCGACCTTCGGCCAGTGGGACAGCGTGCTGCTCGACGACAAGGACCGTCGCGCGATCTACGTCGCCGAGGGCCTCGGCCACTGCTTCGTGGCGCTGACCGACGACGCGACGGTCAGCTACCTCGTGACGGACACCTACAACCCGACCCGCGAGCACGGCATCAACCCGCTCGACGCCGACATCGCGCTGGAGTTCCCCGTGTCGGCCGACGAGCTGCTCCTCTCGCCCAAGGACACGGACGCCCCCGGGCTCGCGCAGGCGCGCGACGA
The sequence above is a segment of the Leifsonia williamsii genome. Coding sequences within it:
- a CDS encoding dTDP-4-dehydrorhamnose 3,5-epimerase family protein, which codes for MQIRELSIPDAYEVTPKQHADDRGLFTEWYRFDRLEEAVGHRLDLRQGNLSVSRRGSVRGIHFADIPPSQAKYVMAPYGAVLDFVIDIRVGSPTFGQWDSVLLDDKDRRAIYVAEGLGHCFVALTDDATVSYLVTDTYNPTREHGINPLDADIALEFPVSADELLLSPKDTDAPGLAQARDEGLLPTWEAARAFYASLDDK